agtGTGTGActttaagcaaatttttctttgaGTGAAAGCTATTTAAATATGACGGCTGTCAAATAAAATTTCTgcagaaaatatgttttaatgaATACACCACTTTAACTGAATGTCTGTAAGTTAGTTGCTTTAAGTTAAGGTTGGTTTTCTTTGTTAAATTCAGTACTGtgatttaatgttttaaattagaACTCAAAAATGCTCacgaataatatttttatttacataaacagTTTTATAAAACATGTAACTAACCACTACAGAATCTAATGTTGATAGAGATAAACCCTCAAGATCATATTCATAGGGTTTAGTTTGCAGGCAAAATGTACCACGATGAAGTTGGACAGGTCAAAATAAGCCGCAGTTACTCTTGGAGTTTCGTGTTCAAAAGCGGCCTATATTGCTCCATAATTTGGGGGGTATGACTCGGGTGTGGCATTCAACAGAAAACTGGTTCATTTTACAGGTCACATcaaaaaactaaactaaaacgTGACATAATATCAGCAAGAAATAGAAAGCCGCAATGattgataaaatattatagattttacataaaatatttatttattttttgtaagcttCAGTTTTCATTACCTTAAGTTAGTTAATTTTAAGAGCATTATCGATTCACTTAAGTTCCACGATAAGTAATAAATCCGCCCACTTAATTGATATTCATAAAAAGACATAAACATAGACAaacgaatatgtatgtaatacacacaacgtttaaagtaaaaaaatacaatagctACAGCTGACAACAGAtactatacacatatgtaattgcAATAGCTGTACTGCTATGTTCATGATGAAAGCTATAGTTAGAAGCTTTCAGTTTCAAAATACTAGAAATAGCATTTTCAACATGGAAAGCTATTGTTCAATTAAAATCAGTTACAGAGCTTTCATCTGCATAAGAGCTTTCGAGCATAAACACCAAATTAACTCTGAAATATTACCTGAAAGCTTGTTAACCGAGAAAGCTTTTAtccatattaattaaaaatagttgcCGAGCTTTCACCTTTACTAGAGCTTTcgaaagtgaaaacaaaaattattatttcactttgAAATATTATGTGAAAGCTTTATTgagcgagaaatattttatttattagtaagaaaaagcaACTAAAAAGCTTTCACCTTCAGAAGACCTTTCGGCAATGAAAcaataactttgaaatattaCCTGAAAGCTTTTTGACCGgaccaaattaattaaaaacagttatagACCTTTCACCTTCATCAAAATTTccgaaaactaaaacaaaactcAATTTGAAATAATGCCTGAAAGCTTAATCAACTGATTTTAATGAAAGAAATAAGAAACATGGCTCCAGAGCTTTGATTTTCATTAAAGCTTTcaaatcattttaaaatatatttcaattaatatttaaaataaaaaattatatatccacatttttcattttatttataaaaaaaattagttccgttttttaaacaattaatttgaattttttaaattatcacttCTTCAATACTTTGTCTAATGAAACAATAATGTAACTGTGTAACGACTTAAATTTTGACGCTCTAGAAAATGCTTTGAGAAGCCGCTTGCAATTTAGCTTTAACTCTTTAACGCTGTTCTTTTAAAACTTTACTACACTCAAAAgtataaattgtaaaatacTCAACTACAGGCGAATGAAAActtcaaaactaaaaataaaaactgcaaaataaattttatgagtaGATACTAGCTATGAAAATAGTTCacgaataataaaatattttctaatggCATGAAGTCTgcaagaaaaaaaagtaaaagtaaaaatcgaaataacTTTATGGAATAACtttgtcaaaatataaaaaaaaaatcgaatttcattgtaataaaacatacaaaaacataaaaatacttcattttaataaatttgtaaattatctTGAAAATAACCAAATGTTAATGCAAAATTGTGAACGCTCTAAAGCACGAGAGGAGTGTGAAAGCTTAATGGAAAAAGAATGTGAACCAAATGTTTACATAAAATAGAACAAATTGACATATggctacaaataaataaaattaatttgtaaaaaaaagagcAAGCATTAAGACcgtattaaataataaaagcgaTAAAAGCTACATTTTTATATGCATGAAAAAGCTTTAAAACTTTGCCGTAGATTACCAAAAAATAAAGCTTAGTTACTTGTAGAAGAAAACATACCAAAGGAGTTGAATATACGAAACATAACAAACTCTTAGctagaaaatggaaaaattacgAAACAACAGATCAAAATACCGAaccaaaaaattatggaaaaatgtatgggaaatgaagaaaaacataaagataTAGTAGAAAATGAAAGGGGTCGAAAAGCGCATACCAAagaatgtaataaaatttaagacaaCAAGAAATAGGTAGAAAGTAAAAAACACGAAGTGGAAGAAAGCTGaataagaaacaacaaaaaaggtaATTATAATAGTAAAGAggagaaaatatatatgtataatatatatgaaagCTTGTACTTTAAAAGAAATTGCCATCTGAGGTTAGAAGTTATGGAACTCGTAACGTCTGAAGATACCGTAGGCAGCTtgaaagagaaataataaaaaattagttgtaTTGGAACAGATCTATCTAtacaaaaaatggaaacaattgaagctgaaaatttcaaaccagtgaatgtaaataaaaaataagtaaacagataaattaattaatatcaaTGTCGAAacaaagtaaattacccaaagcAAGTGCGTTCCCAGAAAAAAAATCTATGTAACCGGAACCAAATATACATCCGGCCAAGCAACAACAATCCAGTAGCAACACTCAAAATTATTTCAGGAATTTGtatgctgctacaacaacaaaaactaaggAAATATACAGAAATCTAGCAAAATTATGAGAAATTGAACCAAATTTGGCaaagcaaatatacaaatacactgacaaaattattaacaaaaaatacatgttaataaataaagaacagatgataaacaataaaaaataaatagagcAAAACTCTAAAATGCATATAGAAAagtagagagaaagaagagaaacgtagctaagaaaataaaaaatcagagAGAAACTCTAAAGAAGCTAGTTTTTGTGATGCACCAAAGCTcagaagataaaaaattaaaacactgATAAAAAGCGGCAAAATCGTgataaagaaaactaaaaattgtgGCAAGATTTTTAAGAATGTATGATGGAGCTGGTGATAAATGCATAACCAgtgaaacaaaaagtaaaattaaacaaatattgcaACTTATTGGGATAATGtgcaaaaataatgcataacAAGTATAATTAGAAAAATCAAGTACTAATCtactaacaaaaacaacatagtCACCGAATCATGTATGTtgtttaaagaataaaaaaacattaaatttggcAATTGAGATTAAACAAACTAACTTTTAGcataaacaaaactaaattgtaatataaataataactttatAGTCTAGAATGGGCACACATTATTAAAGGATAGAAatacatacacaaaatattacgaaaaaaaaattctattaaattaaactaagtGTGAGGCGTTATTACTGATTTTCTAAACTAAATTGTGCAATACACATTAAAGTGCAAACCTTTTTAagctaaatataatttaataactaaaacatacttttaataaatttgtttataaaatatttatgtatgtgttatgtATTTACTTTGGTGTGTGCAGACAGCATAATTGTAAATGTAGCGTTAAAAAATTAGttgtgtaaaaaaatacaagaaatattattaagtgcatcaaaaagtaaaaagattaaaaaaatattcaaaaattttaaattatgaaaatattatgtcGTATACAATGTACAAGtgttgaaaatggaaaaatatgtaattaaaacgcccttcaacaaacaaaaattaaattgctttgtactttaaaaagaaaaagctaataaaattgaatacgtacatattgtatgtatacaaaattttgaaagaatactctgtttttaaattaagtactaaaaaagcaaacaaagaaGAATATTAGTAAGCAGCTATGATAAATATTGTCTCAACTTAAGTAAAAGCATGCAAAGACCACAAATGATATGCgaatttggaaataaaatatttcaaaatgaaaaatcaccgtagtaaaatattgttttcatttagaGGGACGGATTGGGTTATTGGTTCACTAAAAAAACCGAtcataagaaaattatttttattattttggttcaATCTATCCATAAAAAGTAATGATAATGAGTaataccgaacattttataatcttgcaacTTGTAAGGATCAAAGCTGCCGATTTCATAAATATGTTTCAATAACCTTTTTTGACGGATCATGCGTAAGACGTGTTAAGTTGTCATGTTAtgtcattattggataatattcgaccgaaccGTGTATCTTTGTACCTAAAACCTTACCCAATATAAATAAtgtcaggattttcgaacaaccgattgttttttagtatgtggcatgttaatggTATGCGATATtgggaaaaatttataaaatctggtcgatactactactactgcttgtaatgtttttcgtttttctaacaaaccttatgtgaCTGTCAGTGTacgaactatgtatgtatatgttgataTAAACTTAATTGGTTTTCGGTCCTCTTggtgacgttttacaccttaaagcaTTTCTCTAGCTTTGATTATTGCAATTTGTAAAAGTCTGAAATGTTCAGTTGTACCCAAACGTATCCCTTCcatacttgttttgtttttagatcACATTAATTGAAACACTTCACATGTTACCATTAAAAGTCATTTTACAGCAAAAGCAATACCaactttccaaataaattttccTAATATTACTCCGTATGGAACAAAAGTCACTTAACACcgctcaaaaataaaaaaaaaaacttcacttCATGTCTTGtgtataaaaacatttatttcattCCTCATAGGCACCTTCGCCATCTTCGTCATTTTCATATTCTATATTATCCTCATCTTCATTTTCGTCACCCTCCTCTGCGCCCTGATTTTGCTGATCCCACCACGACAACACTCCTAGACCAGATTCATTAATGGCAGCCTAGAAAGgaattaagtacatatgtaattaaatatatacatatatgtatgtaatttggaGAATGCTTGTCATGTTTTGCAACCTACAACTATTCTATAAGGCGTTTTAACTTCAGTTTGTTGTGATGACGCTACCGCCGCCGATGCCGCTGCGGATGTGCTTGCTTGCTGTGCATCTGTTTTGGGTGGTCCAATGGGTGAGCTCTCTTCAAAAATTTCACGAGACACACGAAATTTGATAGGTTCACCAATATCCATGAACAAATCATGTTTTGCACCATCTTCCAGCGGATATTCCCATACCCAAGCTTGTTCAGCTTCCTCAAAGCGGGATGGATGTTGTAACGCTGACGGCGGTATTAGTATGTCGTCGAAGAAACCCAATGTCACGTGTACACCTTCCCGGCTGCAGCTACGTATTTTACCAGTGAGTATGCTTCCAATGGTGGGACGGAAGACAATGTAGCGAAACAGCACTTCAGTGTGTGAAGCCCCATCACCGGGCAGTATAATGGAGTCTTTCAACGAAACTATATCTTTGAGCGCAATGCAGAggccaagatttaataaaaccTAAGTGGGTAAATGGATTTAATTGACAATTATAGTGTACAATATTGCACATTGCTCACCTTGTTAGCCAACTTCCGGTTAATTTCGTCGCGTATCGCTTCAACCAATTTCAAGTGAAATTGATCCGGCGCTATTCGTATAGTATCCTTCAACTCAGCGAGCACAAACATTTGTATTACTCCTTTCCTAACGAGTAATATTTACCggaataattttgtttaataaaaatgataagCAAAGCAAATTATTGCAGACAAATTTACATTGCTTGAAAACTATTGTGATTTGTTTTGGCACGGCGTGCTTTTATCAGCTGTTGACCTGTCAACACaccttttgttttgattatgcAACGTAAACAAATGCGAATATTGATGATTggtgaaataaagaaatataattcaCAACAAAAAGTGTAATTAAACAACATAGTAGTCCTGCCAGACTGGCGAATATTTTCGGAATTGTCGGATTTTTCGGACTGCAACAAGATTaccaaaatttttctaattttgaatGTATCATATCATAAGatacattttctatatttatatatcactTCCAAAGAATATTATATCGATTTCTCTGTTGGACAAACGAAGATAGAAATATGTACTCTATACTCGGTTGATCAGTAAAACTGAAGGCAGCGAACTCTCACCTTTCTTTCTTTCACTTGCTCTCTTATCTTTTCCACACTCTTTCACCTTATTCTTTAACTTATAAAAGTTTGATCTAAAATAAAATGGTATTAATTTCCGCAAAAATGCATATCGCGTCATTAATATTGCTACTTTgctattcattttttatatacatagaggTGAAATCATAATTATTTCAACAACTTCTTGAGGACAGATTAGTTATGAAATAATTCATGATCCACTTTgccttttttaataaattaaatatatataattaaaattaaacatatttaatatataaaatcctCATTTCacaattaatgaaatattaacaATTTTCGCCCTCTTATTTGAAATTCCTTATTTCACAATAAACTAATTGTGAACTGTTGTTTAGTGGCAATATAAGAagcagcaaagcaaataaaaatttacgcACTGCCAATTATCAGCACGTGTGGATTTCgttttaatttagttattttgaaaaattgtattaataattgttatatataataaaaaaaaagtaagttaTACTTGAACAATGAGCGGAATAGATTCGCATCAGTTTAGTGATGCTGACGAGGACGAGGAAATACCATATAAGGTACTTAACGCGAAAATGCTGCAAACTAACCAATTGGAAACAGCACAATcgctaaaaattgaaaaaatagtaataaaaataggTTTTGttaatgtacatttttttctagAATAACTTGgtaaataactttaaaaatttgacTGTCAAACATGTAATGTTCAAGGATATTGAAGAAGATAAAATTGAAAACGACGATTTAAGGAATATAATAGATGATGCAAGTCCAGACGAACAAGACGACAATGAAGAAATTGACGAAGAGGATTACGATTACAATGAGGAGAGTGATGATGCATATGACTACGAGGAATCCTATACAGGCTACCAAAAGCACAATGCGCAAATTTCACTAAACCACGCAGGCAACACAAATGCTAGCGCTAGCACACAGTCCAACCGCCTAAATAGCTATCAGCCGAATGAAAAGCTTTTGCGTCGTTACTCCGCACGCATTAATGTGGAGAAATATGATCCCAATGCAAATATGAGTGCGCAAGCCGCCAATCGGCTGGTCACATTCGATCGGCGTCAAGAAGCGGAGCGTGTACGTGTACGGGATAAGCACGATCGCGCTACTGCCGAGCAAGTAATGGATCCACGTACACGTATGatactatttaaattattaaatcgtGGCTTTATACAAGAGATTAATGGCTGCATTTCGACGGGCAAAGAAGCAAACGTTTATCATGCTGTTTCGAAGGACGACGATGAATATgcaatcaaaatttataaaacatcaattttgatatttaaagaTCGTGACAAGTATGTATCAGGTGAATTTCGTTTCCGACACGGCTATTGCCGTCATAATCCACGCAAAATGGTGCGCACCTGGGCAGAGAAGGAGATGCGCAACTATTTGCGTATGCATAATGCCGGTGTCCCTGTGCCGGAGCCATTGTTGTTGCGTTCCCATGTGCTGGTGATGAGATTTTGTGGCAAGAACGGTTGGCCTTCACCAAAACTTAAAGATGTTGAGTTGACCACATCCAAAGCCCGTGAGCTATATCGTGAATGTGTGGTGCTTATGTGGCGCATATATAACAAATGCAAATTGGTTCATGCAGATTTATCGGAATTCAATATATTACTACAAGATGGTCAGCTGATAATTATCGATGTGAGTCAGTCGGTAGAACACGATCACCCGCATGCATTCGACTTTTTACGAAAAGATTGTGCTAACATATCCGACTTCTTCCGCAAACGTTCAGTCGCGACAATGACTGTGAAAGAGTTGTTTGACTTTATAACAGATCAGTCGATAACGGAGGAAAATATGGAGGCTTGTCTGGAGCGTatatctgaaaaaattaaagatcgCGATTTTGAGGCGATCACTGCGCAAGAGAAAATCGATGAAGCAGTTTGGCAAAACACTTACATACCCAAGCGTTTAGATGAGGTAAATAAATGTTATGATATtcgcaaaatatatatattaatccATAACTTTCTTAGGTGCGTCACTTTGAGCGCGATGTCGATAAAGCAAAGAAAGGTGTAAAGCAAGATCTTATATATGGCAAAATTACCGGCTTAAACGCAGAGTTAAATGTACAAGAGAAACCAGATATACTCCGTAAAGTTGAAGTTGGCGAAGGCAAATCACTGAAAAACTCACAtgataacaaagaaaatatattaaatgccACAAAAACCACTGATGACGCGACTGACTCAAGTGAAGAGGACGATGATGAGGAAGACGAATCTGATGCTGAGGGTGGCACTAGCTTTGTCAATTCATCGCGGCCACGCGACGAATCGCCTGATAGTAAAAAAGCGCGTAAAAAAGCCGTTAAAGAGGCGAAGGCGGAAAAGCGTAAAGTGAAGGTTAAGAAGCATGTAAAAAAGCGAAAAGAGAAGGTAGCGAGTACACGcaaataatgtatatttatatatataaggtTTAAAACCGCatgtttgtatttaaaattagtgaatttttttaaaagagaaatttatatttaaatgaaaaagaaataaaaaaggtatattgaaatacatacatatatgtatatttttttccttaaaaaaataaatttagaaaaaaaatttgaacttttttttaactttttgggtataaaaataaaaaataccccttttgtttataacattttcataaacatttgattaaaaaaattaaacacatatttgtttgtaatttttttttcctatgCATTGGATataagaaaaaagagaaaaaaacgtTTGGTTTATAATTTAGTTCTTAAACGTTTGGTATAAGaaattacaaatatgtacatatttttgtttacaatattttttaaagatttgtttAAAGAAACATCTTttggtttatatattttttcttaaacatttggtacaaaaaaaaaaaacaaataaaaaacacattttttattatttttccccCTTAAacggttagtaaaaaaaaaaataaaaaaaacacattttttttaaatagtttttttcataaaaattatgtttttttattacaatttttattaaaatacttttttatatacaaatggaatatgtttaagtatatcataataataaatttgttgttttggaTCGTAAAAGCCATTAAAATTGACAGTTTTTCAAATAACCAGTGTCAATTTcttgtttacaaaaaatatcttaaatttattaaatatttatcacaGCATAAAATTGCTTACtagtaattttatatacacaaacataccgTTTCTTAAGCAGAACTTGCATACAATAACCAAAATTCCAGACCCCAATTTTCAATTAACCCTTACATTACCACCTATCACTACAaatcacatatatgtatgaacatgtacaattaaaaattaaagataatacCATCACTTATGTACCACAGCGTCTGCGCAAACTCAAATACATTAGCACTCTGTAAAAGAGCATAAGCATTGTGAGTAGGGAGAAGAGATACCACATCGATAACTGTTCAATGTCTAAGAACTTCAGTAATACTCTGGGATCACCAAAATGGCAATACATTTCATCACACTCTAGTTCTGGGCGTTCAAAACCGAAAACGGTGAGTATTAGCGCCACCACGGCAACGCGTATATAACTGAATTTCATAAGCAGATTCATCGCGTACGGAATTTGTGCGGCAAAGTCGAAACCATAGACGGCCAAACCCATCAGGGGAGCAATCGTCAACGGACCAACAGCGCTGCCATTCtgaaaaaaggaagaaaaaattattcttaattgTGCCACCGTCCATTTCGAGGCGAAATCTACCTATTCTATCTCAGCAACTACTAgatgaatttcaattaaataaccTTGtattgacatcttcataatacAGTTTTAAATTGGGCGAAATATACTATAAGATTTCTAGCTTCCAGATATCTAAACTACTTTTAACTGCTTACAGAAAATATCGATGAATTTTTTGGATATGGTTATGAAATTAAATGGACATATTTTCCTGATTAGATTGGATtttaaaaatggataaaatcggtcTGATAGCCCTCATATACCTGATACAATGAATCTAGACCCGCCGGTTGACTCTATACCACATTCATATGTCGGCCAATAAGTGATCAACGTGACGAACTGAGTCGTTTTAACCATATCAGTTTCTCTGTCTGAATATATGCGAACTAATCTCAGTTTTTCagattttgatttgaaattttgcatatgctGTTTTCACTTCAAGACActacttatttgtcggaacgTATGattatatctgccatacaaaaaAATCGGTCAACATCAAGCGTTCTTATGGAAAACCTTTTAATTTGACAAGgtaccttcacgaaatttggaagaaaattatataatatccaattattattatattctaatCGGGCCACTATATGTAAATGCCCTAAATACCGTCCTATTAAAGTTAATATAAAGAACTGTGAGGGTATTTTAGTTTctgtgcaaccgaagttaatatttttcgttgttttaCTTACCGTTATGCTAAATGTCATGCCAATTGCCAAGCCCATGCCTTCTGCAATCAATGACGTCATCAAACCAATACTGGCAAATAGACCAAAACGCCACAATTGTGGAGGCAAGCCACTCATCCAATAAATTATCGTTAGCATTATCATATTCAAAGCGATCTAAAAAGTATAGAAagagaaattattgttttatgcTGGTAAGGAATATCGTTAATAATTTACCTGTAGCGGCAAGCGTGAGAAGTTCAAAGCCATGTAATAAGGTG
This genomic stretch from Bactrocera dorsalis isolate Fly_Bdor chromosome 5, ASM2337382v1, whole genome shotgun sequence harbors:
- the LOC105224743 gene encoding DNA-directed RNA polymerase III subunit RPC8, which codes for MFVLAELKDTIRIAPDQFHLKLVEAIRDEINRKLANKVLLNLGLCIALKDIVSLKDSIILPGDGASHTEVLFRYIVFRPTIGSILTGKIRSCSREGVHVTLGFFDDILIPPSALQHPSRFEEAEQAWVWEYPLEDGAKHDLFMDIGEPIKFRVSREIFEESSPIGPPKTDAQQASTSAAASAAVASSQQTEVKTPYRIVAAINESGLGVLSWWDQQNQGAEEGDENEDEDNIEYENDEDGEGAYEE
- the LOC105224742 gene encoding serine/threonine-protein kinase RIO1, with translation MSGIDSHQFSDADEDEEIPYKNNLVNNFKNLTVKHVMFKDIEEDKIENDDLRNIIDDASPDEQDDNEEIDEEDYDYNEESDDAYDYEESYTGYQKHNAQISLNHAGNTNASASTQSNRLNSYQPNEKLLRRYSARINVEKYDPNANMSAQAANRLVTFDRRQEAERVRVRDKHDRATAEQVMDPRTRMILFKLLNRGFIQEINGCISTGKEANVYHAVSKDDDEYAIKIYKTSILIFKDRDKYVSGEFRFRHGYCRHNPRKMVRTWAEKEMRNYLRMHNAGVPVPEPLLLRSHVLVMRFCGKNGWPSPKLKDVELTTSKARELYRECVVLMWRIYNKCKLVHADLSEFNILLQDGQLIIIDVSQSVEHDHPHAFDFLRKDCANISDFFRKRSVATMTVKELFDFITDQSITEENMEACLERISEKIKDRDFEAITAQEKIDEAVWQNTYIPKRLDEVRHFERDVDKAKKGVKQDLIYGKITGLNAELNVQEKPDILRKVEVGEGKSLKNSHDNKENILNATKTTDDATDSSEEDDDEEDESDAEGGTSFVNSSRPRDESPDSKKARKKAVKEAKAEKRKVKVKKHVKKRKEKVASTRK